Below is a window of Pyrenophora tritici-repentis strain M4 chromosome Unknown M4_contig_00045, whole genome shotgun sequence DNA.
TCCGCAGGATCGCCTGATTGGGAGTGCAAGGAGATATGAGTTGAAGGTCGAACAGCAACCTATTCGAGCGCGCATGTGTGGATTCGGCGATAAAGACCGCAGGCCTataacgccgccgccatgTATCCGCCTCATCGTCTATGACCGGATTACGGGGCGAGAGCTGGACTTCAACGACATCGACAGCACCTACTTTGTCCTCATGGTGGACCTCTGGAACCAGGAAGGTACCGCCGCTGTCAACCTAGTGCGGCATTCCAGCGCAGCTCCCacagtcagcatcagcagtagcacaacgacctcgtatccgccgccgccagaCCGGCAGTACGTAACAACAGCCATTCCGCAGTACGATCCACCGTACAGAATGACGACGCACATGCCGTCATATTCGCATGGCCCGTAATGGGGTACCCGTACCCGCAGCCTGGACCGCCGGCTAGCTATCCGGCGTACGCCCAAACTTACGGCCAACCACCCCAGGCACCCATAATGCCCCCCGCACCCATGAGTTCAAACCACACGCGCAATCTTATCGGCATGAATGCCGTCAACGCTTGTCGTCTCAACGACCTCGACGGCAAAGCCGGCTTCTGGTTCGTGCTGCAGGATCTGAGCGTCCGGACAGAGGGCACCTTTCGACTCAAGCTCAGCCTCTTCGACATTGGCAGCGGCACAAACACGGTGGTGCCCGAGAGTCAGGGCCCCACACACGGTAAAGGTCCTTGCCTTGCACACAGCTTCTCAGAGCAGTTTACAGTCTACTCTGCCAAGAAGTTCCCAGGTGTAATTGAGAGCACACCGCTCAGTAAGTGCTTTGCACAGCAGGGTATCAAGATACCGATACGGAAGGATGCACCAAAAGAAATAGTCAACGCAAACGAATATGAGGCGGATGATTAGAAATTAGACTACTTTTGGGTTTCATCCTTTTCTTCCGGAATCGAGCATAAATAAAGTCACAGATGGTGTCTCCTCTCGTATCCTGCTGCCCGCAACCCACTGCCCTCCCTCTGCCCACGCCCTCACCTGCGCCAAAAGAGACTGCAAACCGGCTACTATTTCAAATTAGTAGACTTGTTAATAATTCATTAATcaacatgattgattcctgtataggttgaaaaagacttactttattaggcagcctttaacctagatggGAATTAATAATGCTAATCCAATtaattgttgacaagtctgcagATTAGGATCCCAAGTAGCCGGCCGCCGTCTATTAGGCCCAGGTACCCCGCTAGAGTCTAGACACAACGTTGGGCCCAGCTTCTACTCTCCACGACCCCATGGGCCGTTCCAACTGCAGTAAAGCAGTTGATACGATGCCCTCTGACCCCCAGAAGTTGCCTAGTAAATGGGCCGCCTCCAATTTGTGCCAAAGGCGCGAGCAAGAGCGCAGTGCCAACGGCACCCGCCCTCTACAGGCGCCCCAGCGGTTGCCGAAGCCAGGGCAGCAAGTCCACAAGGGGTGAGCTTGCCAATTGCTGCCCGTCAAACAGCGTGTACAAGTATGAAACCGAGTAATGGTCGCCCCGGCATGGCGCTGTAAACAGCCCCAAAACCGCAGCTCCCCAAGCCCATGGCCAGCCAAGCAGCGGGAAACGGTGCCGCATCTAACAAGCAGCCTACACCCGTTGCCGCCGACCATGGGCGAAAATGGTGCAACCCTCGCCGCCTTGGAGCAGCCAGCAGTTGCGTTGCCCTTGTCGGAGCACAATTCAAAGGCCCTCAGTCCAGAACGAGTGGGATTTATACAGCATACGCTGCACTCAGTCCCCCGAATGGCTTTCAAAAAGCCAACCCCACGCCCAAAGCTACAACGACCTCCCACCTGTACGATTGCCCTCTGGCAGGCAATCGTTGCGGCGGGCGCCCCTGTCGCCCAAGCGCCGAATACAAGTCTGAGCACTCGTACCCAGCGACCAGTGTCAATGGCCCTCCTTAAACTGCCGTGGGTTTGCAAACCGCCGGCCGGCAACGAACTTTTCAGATCGCCGAGGTCTGTATAAATACAAAAGCGAgcagacatgcgcagcgccctacaagcctaaacgccgaagaaaacaacagcagctgtagtgcgcccACAACGACTACCCCGAGCCGGCCTGCGCAccgccctacaagcctaaacgccgaagaaaacaacggcagctgtagtgcgcccGCAACGACAACCGACTCTCCGGCCCACGGATCCTTTGCCACTGTACTCCAATTGCCCACATCAAGGACCAACGGGCGGGCTTTACCAGCAAAAGTTGCCGTCTCAATGCCCAAAGTGCG
It encodes the following:
- a CDS encoding Velvet domain containing protein, whose protein sequence is MAWNPHSRNNTGRPEVVPQDRLIGSARRYELKVEQQPIRARMCGFGDKDRRPITPPPCIRLIVYDRITGRELDFNDIDSTYFVLMVDLWNQEGTAAVNLVRHSSAAPTVSISSSTTTSYPPPPDRQYVTTAIPQYDPPYRMTTHMPSYSHGP
- a CDS encoding Velvet domain containing protein yields the protein MPPAPMSSNHTRNLIGMNAVNACRLNDLDGKAGFWFVLQDLSVRTEGTFRLKLSLFDIGSGTNTVVPESQGPTHGKGPCLAHSFSEQFTVYSAKKFPGVIESTPLSKCFAQQGIKIPIRKDAPKEIVNANEYEADD